In Streptomyces rapamycinicus NRRL 5491, the genomic stretch GGCGCCACGGAAACCCTCCGCGTCGAGGTCACCGACACACGGGGCGAGCGGCGACCCGCCCTCCAGCCGGCCCCTCCCCCGGACCGTGAAACCGGGCGCGGCCTGCTGCTGGTGGACGCGCTCGCCGACCGCTGGGGCACCGAGCCGCACCCTCCGGTGGGCAAGACGGTATGGGCGGAGCTGGATTCCCGCACCGGCTGACCGGCGGTCGCGTGGCACGGCGCACCCCTGCCCGGCAGGGGTGCGCTCACTCCTTTCGTTCGGGCGGCCGCCGCGGTTCAGTCCGGCAGACCCCACGGCTTGGACTCGCCGACGGCCGGGACATCGCGCGGGGCCGGGTCCGGGCGGTGGCCCCGGGGGGTGATGAGGGCCGTCTCGTCGCGGGCGAGGGGAATCTCGATGCGGCCGGGGCCGGTGGTGCGGTAGTGGAGGGGGCGGCCCCGGTGGTCGCGGACGTCGATGGGGCCGGGGATGCCGTGGTGCAGGACGAGGGGGGCACCGGCCTCGCTGTGGACGCGGATCCAGCGGGTGCGCCCGGCCGAGTGGTCGGCGTCCACCAGGAAGGCGCCCTGGGTGCGCAGGGACTGGACCGAGAGGTCGGGCCAGCGGCGCGAGACGGAGGGGAAGACCCGCAGGACGCCGTTGTGGCTCTGGACGGCCATCTCGAGGATCGACTGGGCCGCCGTCAGGGGGCTTTCGGTGGCGAGGTTGCCGCCCTCGACGTACATGGTGTTCGGGGTGATCCAGGCGTTCTTGATCAGGTTGCCGTCCGTGAGGAAGGTGAGGAAGTCCAGGGCCTCCTCGGGCCGTTCCATGCGCGAGGCCATGGAGGAGGCGACGGCGTAGCTGTAACCGGCCCACAGGCTACGGTCCTTGACCCAGTGGTCGAAGGTGGTGCGCATGATGTCCCGGTCGGCCGGGCGGTCCCAGTCCAGCTCGTGCAGCGGGTAGAGCCAGAGCATATGGGAGAAGTGGCGGTGGGACTCGGTGAGCGGCTTGTCCGCGCCGATCATGATGCCGGTGGCATCGCGGGGGTAGGCCACCAGGCGGTCCAGGATCTCGCGCCAGCGCCGGGCGCGCGGGTGGTCGGTGCGCAGGATGCGCAGACAGTCCAGGAGGGTGGCGCAGCCCCAGCGGAGCAGGGAGAGGTCGTAGGTGCAGTCCTCGGCGTCCGCCCACTCCGGTGAGCGGGTCAGCGGCAGATGCAGCTTCCCGTCGCCGCCCTCGTGGAGGAAGTGGTCGTAGAAGTTCACCGCCTTGGCGAGGATCGGGTAGAGGACGTCGCGCACGATCGCTACGTCCATGGTGTGGCGGTAGCTGAGCCAGACGTTGTGCATGGCCCAGATGAGGTTGCCGTTGTTGTCGGTCTTGGTGGAGGTGCCGGGGATGCCGACGGTCTTGGCGCCGGGACGCAGCAGCCAGTCGGAGGGATGGGCGAGGGCGTAGGTGTCCCCGTCCTGGTACTCCGGTGGCACGGACAGCGGCAGGTTCTCCTCGAAGTCCCGGAAGGTGGAGGTGACGGAGTCGAGTTCAAGGTGGTTGGAGCCCTGGACCAGCCAGGTGGCGATCTGGACGTTGAGGTTCCACCAGACCGCGGTCCAGCTCCCTCCGGTCTCCGGGTACCACGGCCCCCATTCGGACATCGAGGGCCCGTCGGCGCGGGTGGCGCAGGCGACCTTGTAGAGCTGGATCCAGTAGAAGCTCTGCAGGCGCTTGTCGGGTACGGAGACCAGGCTGTGCTGGTAGAAGCGGTGCCACCAGGCGCGGTGCGAGCGCACCAGGTCGTCGGGGTCGGTGGCCAGGGTCCGGGCCACTTCAGCGACGGCCAGTCGGGTGGTGTGCGACAGGTCCCCGGGGTGGCGGTAGACGATATGGGCGGCCAGCAGCCTGCCGGTGCCCACCCGCCGTTCCCGCCAGGCGGTGGTCCAGCCGCCGCCCGCGATCAGCGGCTGCTCCACATACTGGGTGTCGCCCGCGGAGCCGGTGCGGGGGTCGGGGTTGCCGGTGTAGTCGGCGGGCTTGTCCTTGGTCCGGGGCGAGGCCGCGGGCATCCATGTGAACGACCAGGCCGCGCTCTCCTCTCCCGCGCTGGGCCGGGTGGAGATCAGCAGCGCGGTACGGGCGTTGTGCACCAGCATCGAGAAGCGGACGCTGCCCCGGGTGGTGGTGACGGTGCCGCGCAGCTCGGCGTCCCACAGGTCGAGGGTCCAGTCGACCCCGGTCACCTCTCCGGCGAGGGTGAGGCCGAAGTGGCCGATGGGCAGGCGGGAGTAGCCGTACGGGGCGCGCCACTGGGGGCGCTGGTCCTGCACCTGACTGTGGCTGAGCATGACTTTCACGGAGTTGGGCGTGGCGCCCCGGTACACCACCGCGCCGAGCAGGCCGTTGGCCAGGAAGGGGCCGTCCTTCCAGTCGCCGGGCATCCGCCGCCACCGCGGGGCGGCGGCCCTGGCCATCCGCTCGGGCAGGGCCGCCGCTCCGCCGGACGCCTGGGGCGCGGCCCAGGCGGTGCCGGATCCGGCCAGCCAGCCTCCGGCGCCGACCGCGGCCGCGGTGCCGATCACACCTCTTCGAGAGATCCCGTTCCCTGTTGGCGCGGTCACGTATGTGCCTCCCATATCCGGTGGTGAACTACCGGCATGGTGCAGGGCACATGGCCACCTGGGAATACCTCCGACGTATGGAAATTCATACCGTCACATATCCGCAGGTGAGTGGGCTCAGCTCCCCACACTGAGCCGTCGAGCGCCAGAGTGAGCCGATGTCTCACCTTCGGCGGCCACGGTCGCGGTCATAGCTCGGCGAGTTCCGCGCGCAGCCGTACCGTCTCCGCCGGGTCCCAGCCGTCGTGCGGCACCGACGACAGCAGCAGCCGGGTGTACGGGTCCTCCGGGGTGTCCAGCACCCGGGCCGTCGGACCCGTCTCGACCGCGCGGCCGCGCCGCATCACCAGCGTGTCGTCCGTGATGTGCCGTACGACGGCCAGGTCATGGCTGACGAAGACCAGGGCCACACCGGTCTCCCGGCGGATGTCGGCGAGCAGCCGGAGGATCTGCGCCTGGATGGACACGTCCAGCGCCGCCACCGCCTCGTCCAGCACCAGCACCTCCGGTTCCACGGCGAGCGCACGGGCGATGGCCAGCCGCTGGCGCTGCCCGCCCGACAGACCGCGCGGACGGGCGTCGCCCTCCCGCTTGCCGAGGCCCACCTGGTCCAGCAGCTCCTCGATCCGGCCGGCGGCGGCCTGCCCCTCGTACCGGCCGTGCAGCCGCAGGGCGGTGTGCAGGCACTGACGCGCGGTCAGCCGCGGGTCGAGCGATACGTACGGGTCCTGGAAGACGATCTGGATCTCGCGGGCGCGGCCCAGCCGCGCGGCCCGGCGCGCGCCAGGGCCGAGCAGCCGTCCGCCGCCCCGCCGTCCCGGTGTGCGTGCCCGCCCGTTCACCGTGATGGTCCCCGCGTCCGGGCGTACCAGGTCCACCAGGATCCGGGCCACCGTGGTCTTGCCGGAGCCGGACTCCCCGACGATGCCGAGCGAGCCACCGGCCGGGACGGAGAACGAGACGTCGTCCACGGCCGTGGTCCGGCCGCCGCCCGGGAGCGCGTAGGTCTTGCGCAGCCCCTCCACGACGAGTGCGGGCTCGGTCATGCGCTGCTCCTCGATACGAGTTCCAGTCGGCGGCAGGCCGCGGAGCCGTACCTCTCCGATCCGTCGCCGCCGCCGTCGCCGCCGAACGGGACGGCCACCGGCGCCCAGGTCTCGCACTCCGCCTCGGCCCGTGCGCAGCGCGGGAGGAAGGGGCAGCCGGTGAGGGCGTCGGACAGGGACGGCGGACGGCCGGGGATGGGCCGCGGTTCGCGGTCGTCCCCCAGGCTGGGCGAGCATTCCAGCAGACCGCGGGTGTAGGGGTGTTTCGGGTCGGCGAACAGCCCGTGGGCGGGCTGCTGCTCCACCACGCGGCCCGCGTACATCACATACACGCGGTCGCAGTAGGCGGCCGCGAGCGGCAGGTCGTGGGTGATGAAGAGCGTCCCGAGGCCGCTTCCGGCCCGCCGCCGCTCCTCCTGGACGGACCGCAGCAGGGCCAGCACCTCCGCCTGGGTGGTCGCGTCCAGCGCGCTCGTCGCCTCGTCGGCGAGGAGCAGGTCGGGGTCGGTGGCCAGGGCGGCGGCGATCACGACCCGCTGCAGCATTCCGCCGGACAGCTCGTGCGGGCGCTGCCGCATCCGGCGCTCGGGTTCGGACAGCCCCACCGAGGCCAGCAGCTCCGTCGCCTTCACCACCGCGTCGCGCCGGGACAGGCCCAGGACCCGGGTGAGCGGATCGGTGAGGAAGTCGCCGATCCGGCGGACCGGGTTCATCGCCGAGCGCGGGTCCTGGAAGATCATGGAGACGGTACGGGACCGGTGCCGGCGCAGCCGGGCCGGGTCCATGGCGAGCACGTCCTCGCCGTCCACCCGTACCGAGCCGGAGGCCCGCGCCCCCTCGGGGAGCATCCGCAGCACCGCCCGGGCCGTCGTGGACTTGCCCGAGCCGGACTCGCCCACCAGGCCGACCACTTCACCCCGGCCGACCCTCAGCGACACCTCGGCGAGCATCGGCCGGGCGGCGGCGCCGGCCGGCAGTTCGATGGTGAGATCCTCGATGTCCAGCAGCATCGCCGGCTACCTCCCCTTGCCCAGCCGGTCCGAGACCCGGACCCCGACGATGTTGAAGGCCACCACGACGGCGGCGATGGCCGTGCCCGGTACGAGGGCCGGCAGCAACGCCCCCTGCACCACGGCGTCCTGCCCCTCCTGCACCATCAGCCCCCAGTCGATCGAGGGCGATCCGGCGCCGAAGCCCAGATAGCTGAGGGTGGCCAGGCTCATCAGCCCCTCGCCGAAGAGCACCACGAGATAGCCGACGATCGCCCCGGCCAGATTGGGCACCAGATGGCGCACGCAGATCCGGGTCCCGCTCATGCCCTGCACCCGGTAGGCGTCGACATACGGCTTGGACCGCTCGGCGAGGGCGAGGCTGCGGGTGTACCGCGCGATGGTGGGCGCGTACGCGAGCCCCAGCGCGATGATCGACGTGGTGAGGCCGTCGCCGAAGACCGCGATCACCAGGACCACGAACAGCAGGCCGGGGAAGGCGTACATCACATCGGTCACCCGCGAGAGCAGGGTGTCCACCCAGCCGCCGCGCCACGCCGCGACCGTGCCCATCGTGACGCCGAGCAGCGCGGCCAGCGCGAGCAGCACCAGGGGTGCCAGCAGGCTCGACCGGGCGCCGTACAGCAGCCGGGAGAGCAGATCCTGCCCCGAGGCGTCGGTGCCCAGCGGATGCTGGGAGGTGGTCCCCGCGAGCGAGGCGGACAGGTCGACCGCGTCGGGCGCGTGCGGGGCGATCAGAGGTGCGCACACCGCCGCCACCACGACCAGGACGAGGAAGCCGCCCGCGATCATCACCGGTACCGGGCGCCGGGCCCGGACCCGCACCGGGATCAGTGCCCCGGCCGTCACCGTCGTCATGCGGTCTTTCCTTCCGGCTTGCTTCGCGGCTTCCCGCCCGGCGCGACCCGGGGGTCGATCAGCGGATGGACCAGGTCGACCAGCGTCGTCACCACGACATAGCCGATGACCATCAGCAGCAGCACCGCCTGGGTGACCGGGAAGTCGTGCGTGGTGATCGCGCTCACCAGCAGGGAGCCGATCCCGCTGAGCCCGAAGGCGGTCTCGACCACCACCGTCCCGGCGAGCATGCCCGCCATGACGAGCCCGCACATGGTGACGATCGGGCCGAGCGCGTTGCGCAGCACATGCTGGACGACGATCTGGCGCTCCGACTGCCCGGAGGCGCGGGCCGCCTCCACATGGTCGGAGGCGTACGCCTCGGCCATGGCCTGCCGGGTGACCCGGCTGATCACGGCGAGGGCGCTGAGGGCGAGGGCGAACGCGGGGAGCGTCAGGTGGTGCAGCCGCCCGGTGAGCCCCTCGCCCTGGCCCGTCACCGGGAACCAGCCGAGACGCACCCCGAACAGCGAGACCAGCGCGATGGCCGCCACGAAGGCGGGCACCGAGGCGGCGAGCGTGGTCCCGCCGACCACCGCCGAGTCCACCCAGCCGCGGCGCAGCGCCGCCAGCACTCCGGAGCCGACGCCCAGCACCACGAAGAACACCGTGGCGTAGGCGACGAGCTCCAGGGTGGTCGGCAGCCGCGTCCCGATCAGGTCGGCCACATGGTCGCGGTACTGGAACGACCGGCCCAGGTCTCCCTGGAGGCCGTCCCACAGCCACCGGCCGTACTGGACGACGAGCGGCTCGTCCAGGTGGTGCTCCGCGCGGACCGCCGCGAGCTTCTCCGGGGTGAGCTCCTGTCGGCTGCCGGAGAGGAGGACGGCGGGGTCCCCGGGGGCCGCGTAGACGGCGGCGAAGATGACGAACGAGGCGGCGAGCAGCGTGGTGAACAGGCCGGCGATCCGCCGCGGCAGTCCGCGGATCATGGCGTCAGCCCTTCTTCGTGCCGAGGTCGGCGGCCCACGGGTAGTACATCGACACCATGGACGCCGGCGGGCCGGTGTACTTGTCGCCGAGCACCATCACCGACGGCACCTGCACCAGCGGGATCCACACCGCGTCATCGGCGAACTTGGTCTGCGCGTCGATGACCAGCTTCGCGCGCTCGCGGTCGTCGATGGTCTGCTGGGCCTTGCCGACGAGGGCGTCATAGCCCTTGTCCGAGTAGCCGAGCCAGTTGTTGGCGTTGCCGGATATGCCGTTGTCGTAGAAGCCCGCCGGATCGGCCTTGGAGATGTACCAGTCGACCGGGATCAGGTCGAAGCCGTTCCGGGACCCCGGGTCGGAGAAGAACTCGTCGTAACGGCTCGACGCGATCGTCTTGACGGTGACCTTCAGCCCGATCTTCTGGGCCGCGCCGCGCACCGCGTTGGTGATGACCGTCTGGCTCTCGCTGCCGTCGCTGGAGACGACGATCGGCTTCGAGGGCGCCCCGGCCCGCTCGACCAGCTTCTTCGCCCGGTCGATGTCGTCCGCCGAGGGCGAGACGGTGTAGGCGGTGGAGCGCTCGAGGTCCTTCTGCGCCTTCTGGAACGCGGCCTTCTCGTAGCCCCACGCCCCGGGGCCCACCGGGGTCGCCCAGGGTTCGGCGAGGCCGTTGAAGCCGGACTTGGCGATGCCCTCGCGGTCCATGGCCAGCGACAGCGCCCTGCGCAGCCGCGCGTCCCCCAGCGCGCCGCCCTTGGTGGGGCTGAGCGACCAGGCGGTGGTGGACTGCCCGTAGTAGGCGCGCACGCCCTTCTTCTTGGACAGTACGGCGGCGGGGCCGGTGGCGGTCAGATAGGCGCCGTCCGCGGCGCCCGTGGAGATGGAGTTGACCAGGGCGCTGCCGGAAGCCCAGCGGAAGACGACCTCCTTCGTCAGCGGGCGGACGCTCTTGTCCCAGTAGTCCGCGGAGCGCTCGATGGTGAGGGAGGAGCCGGAGTTCCAGCTCTTCAGCCGGTACGGTCCGGTGCAGGCGTCGGGGTGGCCGGGGGTGCCGAAGTCGTCGCCCTGCTTCTCCACCGCCTTGCGCTCCATGATGATCCCGGCGTCACCGGCGAGGGCCTTGGTGAACAGGGCGCTCGGCTTCTTGAAGGTGACGGTGACCTGGTTCGCGCCCGTCTTGGCGATCGTGTCGACGTCCTCGTACTCGTCCGACTCGTTCATCTCCGGCCGGGCGTGCCGCTTGAGGCTCCACACCACGTCGTCGGCGGTCATCCGGGCGCCGTCGTGGAAGGTGACGTCGTCGCGGAGGGTGAGGACGAGCTTCTTGTCGCCGGTGTACTCGGCCTTCTCCGCCAGCCGCGGCGCGGTGGTCATATCGGGCTTGAGCAGGAGCAGCCGCTCGCAGATGTTGGCCAGCACGGTACGGGTGCTGCTGCCGCCCTGGGCGTCCATGTCCAGGGTGGCGGGCTCCTGCTCCACGAGCCAGTTCACCGTGGTGGCCGCGCCGGATGCCTTGGGGGTGGTGTCGGTGAGCTTGAGCTTCGCGGGGTCGACGGACGCGCCGCCGGACCCGGAGGTCGCCCCGGAGCACCCTGCGGTGAACAGCAGGGCACTCACGAGGCCGACTGCGGTGGTACAGAGCTTGGTTCTCATGGCAGGCTCTCTGGTCGTTCGTGCGGACGTGAGGGAGGCGTCAGTTGGGGGCGTGCGGACCGTCGTAGAGGTTCCAGGGCAGCTGCTGGTACTCGTGGTCGCAGGGGGTTCCGGGGGTCACGTGGTAGTCACCGGTGGTCAGGTCCACGCAGGAGGACAGCAGCGTCGTCCACCACTTGACCTCGGGCTGCCGGAGGTCGGGGTGGGTGCACAGGCCCTCGGGGTGGCCGAGGTGGTCCGACATGGCCTGGTGGATCAGCTTGCGGGACTCGTCCGGCGCCCCGGCCTCGCGCAGCAGGCGCAGCCCGGCCTCGGCCCGGGGCACCCGGATCAGGGAGTCGGAGGACTCGGGGCGGTAGCGGGCCGCGAGCTGGACGGGGACGGTGGTCTGGTAGTGGTTGCCGTGGACGAGCAGCCCCCGCGTCGGATACATCCAGCCGTGTGCGCCCGGAGTGGTCTCCAGGTCGAGGGCGAAGCCCTCACGGCAGGTCAGCAGGGCGTTGCTGGCGATGTGGCCGCGGGTGCGGCACAGTACGTCGACCGCGTCGCTGATCGACACGCTGTCCAGGACCCGGCGGCGGATCACGGTCTGGGGCAGCCCCACGGCGTCGTCGAACCGGCCGCCGAGGCCGTTGGCGTTGAGGGCGATGCCCGCGGAGTTGGCGCCCTGGCGGCCGATCTGCCCGGCCTCCACCTGCATGATCACGGTGGGGTGCGGGGGCTGGACGATCCGGAGCATCAGGACGGTGTCCGCGACGCCCGCCCGCCAGTCCCAGTTCTGGCCGCAGTAGACGTGGCCGTCGCCGCTCGCCTCGCCCAGTACGGCGAAGGACGTACAGCCGTCGGTCACCTCACGGTCGTCCGTGACGTCCGCGACGGCGTCCGCGCGGGCCCGCATCCGGGCGAAGGTCTGGTCGTAGATGATCTCGCCGCGGGCGTTCAGCGCGAGCACGTCCAGGAGCCCGACGCCCGCCCCCTCGGCGATCCCGCCCATCTCCTCGACGAGTTCGGGGGCGTAGGCGCGGACCGGCTCCAGCCAGCGCTCGGCGCGCGCGGTGACCTGGTCCCAGGTGAGCCCCGAGGACTCGCCGAACGCCTCCTCGTAGTAGGCGAGCGCCCTGCCGATGCTGTCGCGCGCCGCCTCGCCGTACTGGCGGCCGCGCTCGGCCGGCGGGCCGGAGATCTCGACGGTGGGGATGGTGGCGGCTGTCATGGCACTCCTGTGTTCTGAGGCCCGGGCCCACGAGGGGCTGTAATGTGTGTTTCAGAAATTGACGTGCTTGGAACGATGAGCCCAGATAGTAATGTCCACCACAGGGAAGTCAATAGCTGTAATGAGCGAACCGAAAAGCGTTACCGGGACGACACGGCTGGCCGCCGCGGTCCGGGACATGTGGGGCGAGCTGTCCGCTTCCGAGCGGGTGGTGGCCCAGTACCTGGTCGGCGCCCCGCCGGAGAATCTGCTGTTCGCGAGCGCACAGGAGCTGGGCGCGGCCAGTGGCACGAGCAACGCCACCGTCGTCCGCGCCCTGCAGCGCCTCGGCTACGCCGGGCTGCCCGCGCTCAAGAGGGAGCTGGCCGCCGGTTTCACCTCCGCGACCGCCCCCGAGGAGCGGCTCAAGCAGCGCATCGCCCGCGTCGGCCACGACCTGGACGAGATCAAGGACCGGGTCTTCGACGAGGCCGCGGAGCGTCTCGAGCAGTGCCGCCGCCTACTGGAGACGGATGTGCTGAAGCAAGCGGTGCAAACGCTGGCGGACGCGCGTGAGGTGGTCGCCTACGGCGTGGGCGCCTCCGAGCTGGCCGCCCGGCATGTGGTGCTGAAACTGCGCCGGGCCGGCCGCCGGGCGCGCTTCGTCGGCGCCACCGGCTTCACCATGGCCGACGAACTGCTGAGCCTCGGCCGCGGGGACGCGGTGGTGATCCTCCACCCCGGCCGCCGGCTGCGGGAGTTCACCGTGCTCACGGATCGGGCGCGGGCGGTCGGCGCGAGCGTGGTGCTGGTCACGGACGTCCCCACGGGACCGCTGGCCACCCACGCCGATGTGGTGATCAGCGCCCCGCACACGCCCACCGGCATCACCGCGGAATCCCTGGCGGGGATCGTCGTCATGGACGCGCTCGTACTGGCCCTCGCCTCCCTGGACGAGCCACGGGCGGTCGAAGCGTCCCACCAACTGACGGTGTTGAGGGGGCAGTTGATCGACCGGTCGGAGCCGCGGCAGCGCAAGAGCTGAGCGGGCGCGCGGGGCATCTCACTGAGCGGGCGGGCCCGCCGGGGAGAGCAGGGTGCCGAGCGGGCCGAGGTCGAGGTTGAGGTCCTCCAGCCGCAGGTCGTGACTGGCGCACATCTCCTCCATGCGCTGCTGGAGGATCATCAGCGTCATACCGACGCGCTCCTCCTGCTCCTCCGTCAGGTCGCCCTTGTCGACGCGGTGAAGCGCCTGGCGCTCCATCAGCTGCCGCAGCAGCTCGACCACGGTCAGCACCAGCTTGGCCAGATCGCGCTCGACCGTGTCCGCGTCGGTGCGCAGCCGCTGGGCGGCGGCGCCGGAGGGGGCTGACATACGGGGGTCTCCTTTCGTCGGGACCTTTCGCCAGAGCCTTGCGTCAGAGCAGCAGCGGGGCGGGGTGTTCGGCGTCGACCGGAGCGATGACCGCGCGCAGATCGATCCGTACGAGATCGACGTCCGCGATGGACAGGACGAGGTCCCCGGCGAGCACGACCCCGCCCTGGAGCAGCCGGTCCAGCAGGTCGATCAGGGCGACCTCGCGGCCCGCGAGCGCCCGTGCGTCCTCCTCGTCCAGCGCGCCGCTCATACGGCCTCGTCCAGCGCGCCGCTCATACGGGCTCCGGCCGGGCGGTCGGCTCGGGCGGAAGCGCGAAGGAGTACGGCGCCCAGGGGCCGGTCACCTCGACGCGTACCCCGGGCTGCCCCTCGGCGGCGGCCAGGACGCGGGCGCGGAACTCCTCGGCGCGGTCGGCGGGCACCAGATACGCGTCGTTGGCGATGTTCTCGCCACCAGGCTTCCCGCCACCGGCCGTCTCGCCACCGGACTTCCCGCCCCTCGCCGTCTCGCCACCTGCCATCTGGGCGAGTTCGCCGCGCTGTGGCCGATGGGCGACCCTGCCCACCGCCAGGCCCCCGGCCTCCTCGGCGATGCGCACGGCCGTCCGCGCCGCCGTCTGCCAGGCCTCCTCGGCGCCGCGCCGACGCCGGCGGCGGGCGGCGAGATAGGCACGGCCCGGGCTGAGGGCCTCCTCCCCGCCCGTGGCCCCGGCGGCCACCGCCGCGTCACTCGCCAGGGAGTCGGTGGGATCGGTGTAGACCTTGACGCCCCATTCGACATGTCCGGCGAGCCGTTCCAGCAGCGGCAGGAACTGGTCACGGCGCTCCTGGAGGATCTGCCGCACCCGGTCCTCGTCCCGGTAGACGGTGGCCAGCCGCAGCGGCAGTACGGCGCCGAGCGGGGCCAGCCCCGCCACCACCCCGTGGTGGCCGCGGGCCAGCGCCTCCAGCCGGGGCAGCTCCTCCAGGCCCGCCTTCAGCGCGCCCTCCTCGAACTCCTCGGCCGGGACCGGGCCCACGGCCGCGGCCAGGTCCCCGGTCTCCACGAGCCCCACCTGCTCGTCCGCCACCCCGCGCAGTACGGCCACCGCCCGGGCGGCCTCCGGGGTGGGGCGCAGCACCGCGTAGGCGTACACCTTGTGCTGTCGCCGTGCGCTCTCGGTCAACCGTCCACGCTCCTGTCCTCGGCCCGTACCCGCAGCGCCGCGATCTCGGCGCGCAGCCGGGCGTTCTCCTCGGTGAGGGACCGCTCCGCGTCGTCGTCCGGTACGGCCCGGGTGCGGGCGCGCGAGGACAGCGACGGATCGTGCTCCCACCAGTCGATGCCCATCTCCTTCGCCTTGTCGACGGAGGCCACGAGCAGCCGGAGCTTGATGGTGAGCAGCTCGATGTCCAGCAGGTTGATGCGGATGTCCCCCGCGATCACCACGCCCTTGTCCAGCACCCGCTCCAGGATGTCGGCGAGCGACGGGGCGGCCTCGGCGCCCTGGCCGTACGGGGTGGCGGGCAGGCGTGGCGGGCCCAGCCCGCCCGCCACCGGTTCTGTCGTCGTCACGGGGCTCGTCTCCGCTCGTCCGGCCGTTCCCGGCGTTCCAGCTCCGCCAGCCGGTCGAGCAACTCGTCCTCGCGGCGGTCGTACGCGTCCTCGTCGATCCGCCCGGCCAGCAGGTCCTGCTCCAGTTCGGCGAGGGCGCGCCGGACCGGCGCCGGGTCGTAGTACTCGCGCTCGGCGGCCGCGGCCATTTGCTCGGCGGCCCAGACGGTGGCGCGCACCGGGGCCAGCGGAAACGTGAGCAGCCCGGTCAGCAGTCCCATCGCGCCCCCGCCCTCAGGCCACGAAGCTGTACGGCGGCAAGGGGCCGCGCAGCCGGAAGTCGTAGCCCTCTCCATAGCCCTGCGCGAGCTGCCGCGCGGCCCGGGAGAACTCCTCGGCGCGCCCCCGCTCCACCAGGAACGAGGCGTTGAGGAAGTCCTCCCCGGCCGGGGACGCCACCACCTTGCCGCGGGCCATCTCCGCCAGCCGCCCGACGACCTGGTCGGCCAACAGCCCCCGTCGCACGTCCAGTTGGCGTGCGACCAGTTCGCCGAGGGCCACCCGGTCCGCGTAGGTGCCACCGCCGTCGCGGGTGCGCTCATTGAGCCGCCGGGCGTCGTCGGACTCGGTGAGCACCTCCCGCAGCAGATCGTCCTGCGAACGGGCCGCCTTCAGGTTGAACTCCGCGGTGGCGTGCAACTCCTCGAGCCTGCCGACGTATTCGGTACGCCTGCCGTCCAGCGCCGCCACCACCGCGGCGTCGTCGGGCGCCAGCATGCCGAACCGCATCGGCAGCACCGCGC encodes the following:
- a CDS encoding glycosyl hydrolase family 95 catalytic domain-containing protein, which produces MIGTAAAVGAGGWLAGSGTAWAAPQASGGAAALPERMARAAAPRWRRMPGDWKDGPFLANGLLGAVVYRGATPNSVKVMLSHSQVQDQRPQWRAPYGYSRLPIGHFGLTLAGEVTGVDWTLDLWDAELRGTVTTTRGSVRFSMLVHNARTALLISTRPSAGEESAAWSFTWMPAASPRTKDKPADYTGNPDPRTGSAGDTQYVEQPLIAGGGWTTAWRERRVGTGRLLAAHIVYRHPGDLSHTTRLAVAEVARTLATDPDDLVRSHRAWWHRFYQHSLVSVPDKRLQSFYWIQLYKVACATRADGPSMSEWGPWYPETGGSWTAVWWNLNVQIATWLVQGSNHLELDSVTSTFRDFEENLPLSVPPEYQDGDTYALAHPSDWLLRPGAKTVGIPGTSTKTDNNGNLIWAMHNVWLSYRHTMDVAIVRDVLYPILAKAVNFYDHFLHEGGDGKLHLPLTRSPEWADAEDCTYDLSLLRWGCATLLDCLRILRTDHPRARRWREILDRLVAYPRDATGIMIGADKPLTESHRHFSHMLWLYPLHELDWDRPADRDIMRTTFDHWVKDRSLWAGYSYAVASSMASRMERPEEALDFLTFLTDGNLIKNAWITPNTMYVEGGNLATESPLTAAQSILEMAVQSHNGVLRVFPSVSRRWPDLSVQSLRTQGAFLVDADHSAGRTRWIRVHSEAGAPLVLHHGIPGPIDVRDHRGRPLHYRTTGPGRIEIPLARDETALITPRGHRPDPAPRDVPAVGESKPWGLPD
- a CDS encoding ABC transporter ATP-binding protein: MTEPALVVEGLRKTYALPGGGRTTAVDDVSFSVPAGGSLGIVGESGSGKTTVARILVDLVRPDAGTITVNGRARTPGRRGGGRLLGPGARRAARLGRAREIQIVFQDPYVSLDPRLTARQCLHTALRLHGRYEGQAAAGRIEELLDQVGLGKREGDARPRGLSGGQRQRLAIARALAVEPEVLVLDEAVAALDVSIQAQILRLLADIRRETGVALVFVSHDLAVVRHITDDTLVMRRGRAVETGPTARVLDTPEDPYTRLLLSSVPHDGWDPAETVRLRAELAEL
- a CDS encoding ABC transporter ATP-binding protein, with the translated sequence MLLDIEDLTIELPAGAAARPMLAEVSLRVGRGEVVGLVGESGSGKSTTARAVLRMLPEGARASGSVRVDGEDVLAMDPARLRRHRSRTVSMIFQDPRSAMNPVRRIGDFLTDPLTRVLGLSRRDAVVKATELLASVGLSEPERRMRQRPHELSGGMLQRVVIAAALATDPDLLLADEATSALDATTQAEVLALLRSVQEERRRAGSGLGTLFITHDLPLAAAYCDRVYVMYAGRVVEQQPAHGLFADPKHPYTRGLLECSPSLGDDREPRPIPGRPPSLSDALTGCPFLPRCARAEAECETWAPVAVPFGGDGGGDGSERYGSAACRRLELVSRSSA
- a CDS encoding ABC transporter permease; its protein translation is MTTVTAGALIPVRVRARRPVPVMIAGGFLVLVVVAAVCAPLIAPHAPDAVDLSASLAGTTSQHPLGTDASGQDLLSRLLYGARSSLLAPLVLLALAALLGVTMGTVAAWRGGWVDTLLSRVTDVMYAFPGLLFVVLVIAVFGDGLTTSIIALGLAYAPTIARYTRSLALAERSKPYVDAYRVQGMSGTRICVRHLVPNLAGAIVGYLVVLFGEGLMSLATLSYLGFGAGSPSIDWGLMVQEGQDAVVQGALLPALVPGTAIAAVVVAFNIVGVRVSDRLGKGR
- a CDS encoding ABC transporter permease, translating into MIRGLPRRIAGLFTTLLAASFVIFAAVYAAPGDPAVLLSGSRQELTPEKLAAVRAEHHLDEPLVVQYGRWLWDGLQGDLGRSFQYRDHVADLIGTRLPTTLELVAYATVFFVVLGVGSGVLAALRRGWVDSAVVGGTTLAASVPAFVAAIALVSLFGVRLGWFPVTGQGEGLTGRLHHLTLPAFALALSALAVISRVTRQAMAEAYASDHVEAARASGQSERQIVVQHVLRNALGPIVTMCGLVMAGMLAGTVVVETAFGLSGIGSLLVSAITTHDFPVTQAVLLLMVIGYVVVTTLVDLVHPLIDPRVAPGGKPRSKPEGKTA
- a CDS encoding ABC transporter substrate-binding protein; this encodes MRTKLCTTAVGLVSALLFTAGCSGATSGSGGASVDPAKLKLTDTTPKASGAATTVNWLVEQEPATLDMDAQGGSSTRTVLANICERLLLLKPDMTTAPRLAEKAEYTGDKKLVLTLRDDVTFHDGARMTADDVVWSLKRHARPEMNESDEYEDVDTIAKTGANQVTVTFKKPSALFTKALAGDAGIIMERKAVEKQGDDFGTPGHPDACTGPYRLKSWNSGSSLTIERSADYWDKSVRPLTKEVVFRWASGSALVNSISTGAADGAYLTATGPAAVLSKKKGVRAYYGQSTTAWSLSPTKGGALGDARLRRALSLAMDREGIAKSGFNGLAEPWATPVGPGAWGYEKAAFQKAQKDLERSTAYTVSPSADDIDRAKKLVERAGAPSKPIVVSSDGSESQTVITNAVRGAAQKIGLKVTVKTIASSRYDEFFSDPGSRNGFDLIPVDWYISKADPAGFYDNGISGNANNWLGYSDKGYDALVGKAQQTIDDRERAKLVIDAQTKFADDAVWIPLVQVPSVMVLGDKYTGPPASMVSMYYPWAADLGTKKG